A stretch of the Zeugodacus cucurbitae isolate PBARC_wt_2022May chromosome 6, idZeuCucr1.2, whole genome shotgun sequence genome encodes the following:
- the Rem1_0 gene encoding uncharacterized protein Rem1_0 isoform X3, with protein sequence MTNRCGNYSNINDNPRSPKITTTYANDSCDDTVSTPSYYHTPTSGSRSPRGVSSQENSMDSPSSGTFLSGPATSSPRRSPNSPRKFVFEAISPVIDPSYKKFEYYEPISPEDEISKEVYKINSSERIGASPQLPTSPKMCEAKRKKSKPLSRSTPLENMSNLYDSKDMNPPEWEISQIDEHCLSSNNYYVKRDSCVTESTQLSCDSYDTTNSTIATVTTSFSERSKIDGVSEKGMSREANVCEQPGRSKHRRHAINITSNPCYQVLHSSHSTLDRTCSDSAASLQHRRSTSDLTGNSEGVLNKHKGLEDSIYTSYKPRRRGSSKGGLAYLASRRSSRESMKSACSNTSVFSNDDIGPLAFQASHRGRQRRTSNFLELPVPDHIRPRVCSLPERPYNPRASDDLYRLRHFSISKGNVVNCGDSIISRRSRSNTSVNSTNSRASERSPFEGSCCGGGYANVDSVPSTPDSDDLEPPPPPRYRIVMLGDSGVGKTALVNQFMTSEYMHTYDASLVVDDEFGEKTVSVLLDDEESELVFIDHPRVEMSVENSLSTYEPHGCVVVFSVVEKSSFRVAEEIIKYLWQENYIKDKSVILVGNKADLARARVISTQEGKALAASHDAKFIETSSGIQHNVDELLVGILKQMRLKETREKRATSSKLKTSRTHISLHLAKEILQKICLTDISKSKSCENLHVL encoded by the exons ATGACTAATAGATGTGGCAATTATTCCAACATAAATGACAATCCTCGTAGTCCAAAGATAACAACCACTTATGCCAATGATAGCTGTGACGATACTGTTTCAACGCCATCTTATTATCACACACCTACTTCGGGCTCACGTAGTCCACGGGGCGTATCATCCCAAGAAAATTCAATGGATTCGCCATCATCTGGCACATTTCTTAGCGGTCCTGCAACATCATCACCACGACGAAGTCCTAACTCACCGAGAAAGTTCGTATTTGAAGCTATAAGTCCAGTCATAGACCCTTCGTATAAGAAATTTGAGTATTACGAGCCCATATCTCCTGAAGATGAAATTTCCAAAgaagtttataaaataaatagcagTGAACGCATTGGTGCATCGCCACAATTACCCACCTCACCAAAAATGTgtgaagcaaaaagaaaaaaatcaaaaccgcTTTCGCGTTCTACACCTTTAGAGAATATGTCTAATTTATATGACAGTAAGGATATGAATCCACCGGAGTGGGAAATTTCTCAAATTGATGAGCATTGTTTGAGTAGCAACAATTATTATGTGAAAAGAGATTCGTGTGTTACGGAGAGCACACAGCTATCGTGTGACTCGTATGATACAACAAATAGTACCATTGCCACTGTCACTACATCTTTCTCTGAGCGATCGAAAATTGATGGCGTTTCGGAAAAGGGAATGTCAAGAGAGGCAAACGTATGTGAGCAACCGGGAAGAAGTAAACATCGAAGGCACGCAATTAATATAACTTCCAATCCTTGCTATCAG gtatTACATAGCTCCCACTCTACGTTGGATCGAACCTGTTCAGACAGTGCCGCATCACTGCAGCACCGTAGATCAACCAGTGATTTGACTGGAAACTCCGAAGGTGTTCTAAATAAGCATAAGGGTTTAGAAGATTCAATTTACACAAGTTACAAGCCAAGACGGAGAGGTAGTTCTAAAGGTGGATTGGCATATTTAGCCAGTCGCCGTAGTTCAAGGGAGTCCATGAAAAGTGCCTGCTCCAATACATCTGTATTCTCAAATGATGATATCGGGCCATTAGCTTTTCAAGCTTCACACCGCGGTCGGCAACGTCGAACATCAAATTTCCTTGAACTACcag tTCCAGATCATATTAGGCCACGTGTGTGCTCCCTCCCTGAGCGTCCGTATAATCCGCGGGCTAGTGATGATCTTTACCGACTAAGACACTTTTCAATTAGCAAGGGCAATGTGGTGAACTGTGGGGACTCCATTATATCCAGGCGGTCGCGTAGTAACACCAGTGTAAATTCCACTAATAGCAG agCAAGTGAACGTTCACCATTTGAGGGATCATGTTGTGGAGGTGGATATGCTAATGTGGACTCAGTTCCTTCAACACCTGATTCGGACGATCTGGAGCCTCCACCGCCACCAcg ATATCGCATTGTAATGTTAGGTGACTCGGGTGTTGGAAAAACAGCTTTGGTAAACCAATTCATGACCTCTGagtacatgcacacatatgaTGCCAGTCTAG ttgTAGATGACGAATTTGGCGAAAAGACAGTGAGCGTCTTGTTGGATGACGAGGAATCTGAGTTGGTATTCATTGATCATCCAAGGGTGGAAATGAGC gtGGAAAACTCTTTATCGACTTATGAACCACACGGATGTGTTGTTGTCTTCTCCGTTGTTGAAAAGTCATCTTTTCGAGTTGCAGAAGAAATTATAAAGTACTTGTGGCAGGAAAACTACATTAAAGACAAATCGGTCATTCTTGTGGGAAACAAAGCGGATTTGGCCCGAGCTCGGGTTATCTCAACACAAG AAGGCAAAGCCTTAGCTGCCTCACACGATGCCAAATTTATAGAGACATCC